In Mycobacterium sp. JS623, one genomic interval encodes:
- a CDS encoding alpha/beta fold hydrolase, protein MSTTRSEPQTVKFRGSEELVLVADEWNPGAATGETSDPARPSVLMLHGGGQNRFSWKNTGQILADEGFHVVALDSRGHGDSDRSPDANYTVDALCADTLAVLEQIGRPVVLIGASMGGMTGMLVADAAGPSTVTKLVLVDVVPRYDKDGSARIRDFMASGMNGFETLEEAADAVASYLPYRTRPRSPEGLKKNLRLRDGRWYWHWDPAFLTAPDDDRFVRMQKLEQAVMDLTIPILLIRGKLSDVVSPEGVKDFLEKVPRAEFVELSDAGHTAAGDDNDAFSEAVVQFVGR, encoded by the coding sequence ATGAGCACGACACGAAGCGAACCGCAGACCGTCAAGTTTCGCGGCAGCGAAGAGCTGGTCCTGGTCGCGGACGAATGGAACCCCGGCGCCGCTACAGGGGAGACGTCGGATCCGGCGCGGCCGTCCGTGTTGATGCTCCATGGCGGCGGTCAGAACCGGTTTTCCTGGAAGAACACCGGCCAGATCCTGGCCGACGAGGGTTTTCACGTCGTGGCGCTGGATAGCCGCGGTCACGGCGACAGCGATCGTTCCCCCGACGCCAACTACACCGTCGATGCGCTGTGCGCCGACACGCTGGCCGTGTTGGAGCAGATCGGGCGGCCGGTGGTGCTGATCGGGGCCAGCATGGGCGGAATGACTGGCATGCTGGTCGCCGACGCGGCTGGACCGAGCACGGTGACGAAGCTGGTGCTCGTCGACGTGGTGCCGCGTTACGACAAGGACGGCAGCGCCCGGATTCGCGATTTCATGGCGAGCGGCATGAACGGATTCGAGACGCTCGAAGAAGCCGCGGACGCGGTGGCGTCATACCTGCCGTATCGGACCAGGCCACGCAGTCCCGAGGGACTGAAGAAAAACCTGCGGCTTCGTGACGGCCGGTGGTATTGGCACTGGGATCCGGCGTTCCTGACTGCACCCGACGACGACAGGTTCGTCCGGATGCAGAAGCTCGAGCAGGCCGTGATGGACCTGACAATCCCGATCCTGCTCATTCGCGGCAAGCTGTCGGATGTGGTCAGCCCCGAGGGTGTGAAGGACTTTTTGGAGAAGGTGCCGCGCGCCGAGTTCGTGGAACTGTCTGATGCCGGACACACCGCAGCAGGCGACGACAACGATGCGTTCTCTGAAGCCGTCGTCCAGTTTGTCGGCCGGTGA
- a CDS encoding aminotransferase: MTVGFNFLEAPELPAPQVTEQQAEDILARHYGLQARATSLGSNQDKNFIVSRSDGEIVGVLKIANPAFNAIEIEAQDLAADRIAAAEPTLRMAVPLPNEAGQMCTAIEGLVDGTAYVRLLRFLPGGTLLESGYLSPTAVAGLGEVAARVSRALETFSHPGLDRILQWDLRYGSAVVAELISYVADPLHRARLDAASTEAWSRISAVADELPRQAVHLDLTDANVVAGPAGPDGVIDFGDLTDSWAVSELAITASSVLGHPGCEPISILPAVRAFHAIRPLTAAEVEVLWPLVVLRTAVLIVSGAQQAVLDPDNPYLTDQSGREWRMFEQATSVPLDVMTETIRADLGFTVASAPVAGTLVDVDPATVVTLDLSTTSDAYDFAFADDGTLKPGVEVELASAAVQNGARLVVTQCGQARLSRTRMLSQESPDVVATGISLWAASATQLVAPWDGSVEGSVLRGAEYELTLVGVELVSGGVRAGDQLGEAPAGTWVEVGVRPVGVPTAPPFVRAEVAPGWLALTRDPRPLLGLPAVEAAEGGDLLSRRDASFAPVQEFYYHRPPQIERGRRHYLMSTAGRTYLDMVNNVTVLGHAHPRIADTAARQLRKLNTNSRFNYSSVVEFSERLAGLLPDPLDTVFLVNSGSEASDLAIRLATAATGRRDVVAVREAYHGWTYGTDAVSTSMADNPNALATRPDWVHTVESPNSFRGKYRGREAVRYAGDAVEVIERLVAEGRPPAGFICESVYGNAGGMALPDGYLQQVYAAVRAAGGLAISDEVQVGYGRLGEWFWGFMQQDAVPDIVSIAKSVGNGYPLGAVITSRAVADGFRSQGYFFSSTGGSPLSCAIGMTVLDVLRDEGLQENALRVGAHLKARLQGLQDKHPIIGTVHGVGLYLGVEMVRDLSTLEPAAEETSAICDRMLELGVIIQPTGDHMNILKTKPPLCIDVEAADFYVDTLDRVLTEGF; this comes from the coding sequence GTGACCGTCGGGTTCAATTTCCTTGAGGCACCAGAGCTTCCGGCGCCTCAGGTAACTGAGCAGCAGGCCGAGGACATCCTCGCCAGGCATTACGGCCTGCAGGCCCGCGCCACGTCGCTGGGCAGCAACCAGGACAAGAATTTCATTGTCAGCAGGTCCGACGGCGAGATCGTCGGGGTCCTGAAGATCGCGAATCCGGCCTTCAACGCCATCGAAATCGAAGCACAGGATCTGGCGGCGGACCGAATCGCAGCTGCCGAGCCGACGCTGCGGATGGCGGTTCCGCTGCCGAACGAGGCGGGCCAAATGTGCACAGCCATCGAAGGATTGGTGGATGGCACCGCATATGTGCGGCTGCTGCGCTTCCTGCCGGGCGGAACATTGCTGGAGTCAGGTTACCTTTCGCCGACCGCCGTCGCGGGGCTTGGCGAGGTGGCCGCACGGGTGAGCCGAGCACTCGAAACTTTCAGCCATCCCGGCCTGGATCGGATTCTGCAGTGGGATCTGCGTTACGGCAGTGCCGTTGTAGCAGAACTGATTTCGTACGTAGCCGACCCGTTGCACCGCGCGAGACTGGACGCGGCGTCGACGGAAGCCTGGTCGCGGATCAGCGCGGTTGCCGATGAACTGCCGCGGCAGGCCGTTCACCTGGATCTCACCGACGCGAACGTGGTGGCTGGGCCCGCCGGGCCCGACGGGGTCATCGACTTCGGCGACTTGACCGACAGCTGGGCCGTGTCCGAACTCGCGATCACCGCGTCATCGGTGCTGGGCCATCCTGGTTGCGAACCGATTTCGATCCTGCCCGCCGTGCGCGCGTTTCATGCCATCCGGCCACTCACCGCGGCCGAGGTGGAGGTGTTGTGGCCGCTAGTGGTGTTGCGGACCGCGGTGCTCATCGTCAGCGGTGCACAGCAGGCGGTGTTGGATCCTGACAACCCGTATCTCACCGATCAGTCCGGCCGAGAATGGCGCATGTTCGAACAGGCGACGTCGGTTCCTCTCGACGTGATGACCGAGACGATCAGGGCCGACCTCGGTTTCACCGTGGCATCGGCGCCTGTGGCCGGCACGCTCGTCGACGTGGATCCTGCCACGGTGGTGACGCTCGACTTGTCCACCACGTCCGACGCGTATGATTTCGCTTTCGCAGACGACGGCACGCTGAAGCCCGGCGTCGAAGTCGAATTAGCCTCGGCAGCAGTGCAAAACGGCGCGCGGCTGGTCGTTACCCAGTGCGGCCAAGCGCGGCTGAGCCGGACACGCATGCTCAGCCAAGAGAGTCCCGACGTGGTCGCGACCGGAATCAGCTTGTGGGCGGCATCGGCGACACAGCTCGTCGCGCCATGGGACGGTTCGGTCGAGGGATCCGTTTTGCGGGGCGCCGAATACGAGCTGACGCTAGTCGGCGTCGAGTTGGTGTCGGGCGGCGTGCGAGCGGGCGACCAGCTTGGCGAGGCACCCGCAGGTACATGGGTGGAAGTCGGGGTGCGACCGGTCGGCGTGCCGACGGCGCCGCCGTTCGTGCGGGCCGAGGTGGCACCCGGTTGGCTGGCGTTGACGCGTGACCCGCGGCCGTTACTGGGGCTACCCGCTGTAGAGGCTGCCGAAGGCGGCGATCTGTTGTCGCGGCGCGACGCGAGTTTTGCTCCGGTGCAAGAGTTTTACTATCATCGCCCACCGCAGATCGAGCGGGGCCGACGGCACTACCTGATGTCGACGGCCGGCCGCACCTACCTGGACATGGTCAACAACGTGACGGTGCTGGGCCATGCTCATCCGCGGATCGCGGACACAGCGGCCAGGCAGTTGCGGAAACTGAACACGAACTCGCGCTTCAATTACTCGAGCGTGGTCGAGTTCAGCGAGCGCCTCGCGGGGCTGCTGCCTGACCCGCTGGACACGGTCTTCCTGGTCAACTCCGGCTCGGAGGCAAGCGATCTGGCGATCCGGCTGGCGACGGCGGCGACGGGGCGACGGGACGTTGTCGCGGTCCGCGAGGCGTATCACGGCTGGACGTACGGCACGGACGCGGTGTCGACGTCGATGGCGGACAACCCCAATGCGCTTGCCACTCGGCCGGATTGGGTGCATACGGTCGAGTCGCCGAACAGCTTCCGCGGCAAGTACCGGGGGCGCGAGGCCGTCCGGTATGCGGGCGATGCGGTCGAGGTGATCGAGCGGCTGGTGGCCGAGGGTCGTCCACCCGCGGGGTTCATCTGTGAAAGCGTGTACGGGAACGCCGGTGGCATGGCGTTGCCGGACGGTTACCTGCAGCAGGTGTATGCGGCGGTGCGGGCAGCGGGCGGGCTGGCGATCTCCGACGAGGTGCAGGTCGGTTATGGCCGTCTGGGCGAATGGTTCTGGGGTTTCATGCAGCAGGACGCGGTGCCTGACATCGTGTCGATTGCGAAGTCGGTGGGCAACGGGTATCCGCTAGGCGCGGTGATCACCAGTCGTGCTGTCGCTGACGGGTTCCGGTCGCAGGGATACTTCTTCTCGTCGACGGGCGGCAGTCCGTTGTCGTGTGCGATCGGGATGACGGTGCTCGACGTGTTGCGCGACGAAGGGTTGCAGGAGAACGCCTTACGCGTCGGTGCGCATTTGAAGGCGAGATTGCAGGGCCTGCAGGACAAGCACCCGATCATCGGCACCGTGCACGGGGTCGGCCTGTACCTGGGCGTCGAGATGGTCCGCGACTTATCGACCTTGGAGCCCGCAGCGGAGGAGACGTCCGCGATCTGCGACCGCATGCTCGAACTCGGAGTGATCATTCAACCGACCGGCGACCACATGAACATCCTGAAGACCAAGCCGCCGTTGTGCATTGACGTCGAGGCGGCGGACTTCTACGTCGACACGCTGGATCGGGTGCTGACCGAAGGGTTCTAG